Proteins encoded in a region of the Raphanus sativus cultivar WK10039 chromosome 8, ASM80110v3, whole genome shotgun sequence genome:
- the LOC108822405 gene encoding acid phosphatase 1, translating into MAFPRSRFFTFLLFAVLVSPAISSRVSSFIKLPASLDESLSSSLESYCASWRLAVETDNAGKWTTVPSQCVSSLETYYNKGQFDKDYSVVAGYAYAYAKTIKLKGDGKDAWVFDIDETLLSNLEYYKAHGYGSEPYNSLAFNEWVLQGTAPGFSASLKLFTRLQNLGFTLILLTGRDEAQRSVTEKNLLDAGYSGWEYLLLRGHEDQGKAAAQYKSEQRSRMVKRGYRLHGNTGDQWSDLQGFSVADRSFKVPNPMYYIA; encoded by the exons ATGGCGTTTCCTCGTAGCAGATTCTTCACCTTCCTTCTATTCGCTGTCTTAGTCAGTCCCGCCATCTCTTCTCGCGTCTCATCCTTCATCAAGCTCCCCGCCTCCCTCGATGAgtccctctcttcctctcttgaGTCCTACTGCGCAAGCTGGAGACTGGCCGTCGAGACCGACAATGCCGGAAAGTGGACGACGGTTCCTTCCCAATGTGTAAGCTCTCTTGAAACTTATTACAACAAAGGCCAGTTCGACAAGGACTACAGTGTAGTCGCTGGTTACGCCTACGCCTACGCTAAAACGATCAAGCTGAAGGGAGACGGCAAGGACGCTTGGGTCTTTGACATTGATGAGACGCTCCTCTCGAACCTCGAGTATTACAAGGCTCATGGTTACGG GTCTGAGCCTTACAACTCGCTTGCTTTCAACGAGTGGGTTCTACAAGGTACAGCCCCAGGTTTTTCTGCGAGTTTGAAACTGTTTACCCGTCTCCAGAATCTTGGTTTCACTCTCATTCTGCTAACTGGCCGGGACGAGGCTCAAAGGAGTGTTACCGAGAAAAATCTCCTGGACGCCGGTTATTCCGGCTGGGAGTATCTTCTGTTGAG GGGTCACGAAGATCAAGGGAAAGCAGCTGCACAGTACAAATCAGAGCAGCGATCAAGAATGGTTAAGAGAGGCTACAGACTCCATGGAAATACTGGTGATCAATGGAGTGACCTTCAAGGTTTTTCTGTGGCCGATCGTTCTTTCAAAGTCCCAAATCCAATGTACTACATTGCTTGA
- the LOC108822406 gene encoding profilin yields MSWQTYVDEHLMCDVGDGQGHHLAAAAILGHDGSVWAQSANFPQFKGEEFANIMKDFDEPGHLAPTGLFLAGAKYMVIQGEPGAVIRGKKGAGGITIKKTGQSCVFGLYEEPVTPGQCNMVVERLGDYLIEQDL; encoded by the exons atgtcgtGGCAAACTTACGTTGATGAACATTTGATGTGTGATGTCGGAGATGGTCAGGGTCATCACCTAGCCGCAGCCGCAATCCTCGGTCATGACGGTAGTGTTTGGGCTCAGAGCGCCAACTTCCCTCAG TTCAAGGGAGAAGAGTTCGCCAACATAATGAAAGATTTTGATGAACCGGGCCACTTAGCACCCACAGGGTTATTTCTAGCAGGAGCCAAATACATGGTGATCCAAGGCGAGCCTGGCGCTGTTATCCGTGGCAAGAAG GGAGCAGGAGGCATAACCATAAAGAAAACAGGACAGTCGTGTGTGTTTGGGCTCTACGAAGAGCCTGTGACACCAGGACAGTGCAACATGGTCGTCGAGAGGTTGGGTGATTACCTCATCGAACAGGATCTCTAG
- the LOC108822402 gene encoding glucan endo-1,3-beta-glucosidase 12, producing MSTRLKLIFWTCISILAFLEFGEASNIGICYGRNADNLPSPNKVSELLQHLNIKFVRIYDANIDVLKAFANTNIDLMIGVPNADLLAFAQFQSNVDTWLRNSILPYYPTTKITSISVGLEVTEAPDNNNATGLLLPAMQNIHTALKKAGLHKKIKISSSHSLAILSRSFPPSSATFSKKHSPFLKPMLEFLVENESPFMIDLYPYYAYRDSDEKVRLEYALFESSSQVVDPGTGLLYSNMFDAQLDAVYFALAAMNFKTVKVMVTESGWPSKGSPKETAATPDNALAYNTNLIRHVIGDSGTPAKPGEEIDVYLFSLFNENRKPGMESERNWGMFYANGTSVYALDFTGESTVPGPVSPSNSTTGVSPSPGDNSNSTVTIGGGGGRKWCVASSQASVTELQSALDWACGPGNVDCSAVQPNQPCFEPDTLLSHASYAFNTYYQQSGGSSLDCSFGGVSVEVDKDPSYGNCLYMIAPATDGMNRTMAGNITGNITAIDSPLASPSTSNEGFRQMVVSVAVSVLLPCFVVSLSLFL from the exons ATGAGTACAAGACTAAAGCTAATCTTCTGGACTTGTATTTCCATTCTTGCCTTTTTGG AGTTTGGTGAGGCAAGCAATATAGGGATATGTTACGGACGCAACGCAGACAACCTCCCAAGCCCCAACAAAGTCTCCGAGCTACTCCAACACCTCAACATCAAGTTCGTCCGTATCTACGACGCCAACATCGACGTCCTCAAAGCCTTCGCAAACACAAACATCGACCTCATGATCGGCGTCCCTAACGCCGACCTACTCGCATTCGCTCAGTTCCAATCAAACGTCGACACCTGGCTCCGCAACAGCATCCTCCCTTACTACCCAACAACAAAAATCACTTCCATCTCCGTCGGTCTCGAAGTAACCGAAGCCCCAGACAACAACAACGCCACCGGTCTCCTCTTACCAGCCATGCAGAACATCCACACCGCTCTCAAGAAAGCCGGTCTGCACAAAAAGATCAAGATCTCCAGCTCGCATTCCCTAGCCATCTTGTCCCGCTCCTTCCCTCCTTCGTCGGCTACCTTCAGCAAGAAACACTCGCCGTTCTTGAAACCGATGCTGGAGTTCTTGGTTGAGAACGAGTCTCCCTTTATGATCGACTTGTATCCTTACTACGCTTACAGAGATTCGGATGAGAAGGTTCGGTTGGAGTACGCTCTGTTCGAGTCGTCTTCTCAGGTTGTTGACCCTGGCACGGGTCTGCTTTACTCAAACATGTTTGATGCTCAGCTTGACGCTGTCTATTTCGCCTTGGCGGCTATGAACTTTAAGACCGTTAAGGTTATGGTTACTGAGTCGGGGTGGCCTAGTAAAGGCTCTCCTAAAGAGACTGCTGCAACTCCTGATAACGCCTTGGCTTACAATACTAATCTCATACGCCATGTCATTGGTGATTCAG GTACTCCTGCAAAGCCTGGGGAAGAGATAGATGTGTACTTGTTCTCGTTGTTCAATGAGAACAGGAAGCCAGGGATGGAGTCTGAGAGAAACTGGGGAATGTTCTATGCGAATGGAACAAGTGTCTACGCGTTAGACTTCACTGGAGAAAGCACTGTCCCTGGCCCTGTCTCTCCATCGAACTCAACCACAGGTGTGAGTCCAAGTCCTGGTGACAACAGTAACTCAACTGTAACcattggaggaggaggaggcaggAAATGGTGTGTTGCTTCATCGCAAGCTTCGGTGACTGAACTGCAGAGCGCGTTGGACTGGGCTTGTGGTCCAGGGAATGTTGATTGTTCAGCTGTACAACCGAACCAACCTTGCTTTGAGCCGGACACTCTTCTCTCACATGCGTCGTATGCGTTTAATACTTATTACCAGCAGAGCGGAGGGAGCAGCTTAGATTGCAGCTTTGGTGGAGTCAGCGTTGAAGTTGACAAGGACCCTA GCTATGGTAACTGTCTGTACATGATTGCTCCTGCTACTGATGG AATGAACAGAACAATGGCGGGTAATATAACGGGAAACATAACAGCCATTGATTCACCCTTGGCTTCCCCTTCAACGAGCAATGAAGGATTCAGACAGATGGTGGTTTCCGTTGCTGTCTCTGTTCTGTTGCCGTGCTTTGTAGTTAGTTTGAGTCTATTTTTGTGA
- the LOC108819526 gene encoding 60S ribosomal protein L28-2 — translation MTTVPGQLVWEIVKRNNCFLVKQFGRGNAKVQFSKESNNLCNLNSYKHSGLANKKTVTIQVADKEQGVVLGTTKTKKQNKPKLSVNKSVLKKEFPRMAKAVANQVVDNYYRPDLKKAALARLSVISKGLRVAKSGPKRRNRQA, via the exons ATGACAACAGTTCCAGGACAGCTAGTCTGGGAGATCGTGAAGAGAAACAACTGTTTCTTGGTCAAACAGTTCGGTAGAGGCAATGCCAAAGTTCAGTTCAGCAAAGAGAGCAACAACCTCTGCAACCTCAACTCTTACAAGCACTCTG GTTTGGCGAACAAGAAGACAGTGACCATTCAGGTAGCTGACAAGGAGCAAGGTGTGGTACTCGGAACCACCAAGACCAAGAAGCAGAACAAGCCTAAGCTCTCTGTTAACAAGTCTGTCCTCAAGAAAGAGTTCCCTAGGATGGCCAAAGCTGTTGCCAACCAG GTTGTGGACAACTACTACAGGCCTGATTTGAAGAAGGCAGCACTTGCTAGGCTCAGCGTGATCAGCAAGGGTCTTAGAGTCGCCAAGTCTGGTCCCAAGAGGAGGAACAGGCAGGCTTGA
- the LOC108819525 gene encoding phospholipase A2-gamma-like, with product MMNGGALTRLAFSVATFLLLTVVRSQETCSKTCIAQNCNTIGIRYGKYCGIGYTGCRGEPPCDNLDACCLTHDNCVDLKGMTYVNCHKQFKRCVNKVNRSVKQSNGTKVGFSTQCPYSVVIPTMYNGMDYGIFFSGIGNILEPPSPGKGRVVEVNLAQSGANTKGGLGTKVDIQTKEGSKVSASLN from the exons atgatgAATGGTGGTGCTTTGACACGTCTTGCTTTCAGCGTCGCCACCTTCCTCCTCCTCACCGTTGTTCGCAGCCAG GAGACATGCAGCAAAACATGCATTGCTCAGAACTGCAATA CTATCGGCATTCGCTATGGGAAGTATTGTGGGATAGGATACACTGGCTGCCGTGGAGAGCCACCTTGTGATAATCTTGATGCTTGTTGCCTAACACATGACAATTGTGTTGATTTAAAAG GTATGACTTATGTTAACTGCCATAAGCAATTCAAGCGTTGTGTAAACAAGGTAAACAGATCAGTCAAACAATCTAATGGCACAAAGGTTGGATTCTCCACCCAATGCCCTTATTCGGTGGTGATACCAACCATGTACAATGGAATGGACTACGGCATTTTCTTCAGTGGCATCG GTAATATCCTTGAACCTCCGTCCCCGGGAAAGGGCCGTGTTGTGGAGGTTAATCTTGCTCAGAGTGGTGCGAACACAAAGGGTGGTCTTGGAACAAAAGTTGACATTCAGACAAAGGAAGGCTCCAAAGTCTCTGCCTCTTTAAATTAA
- the LOC108821778 gene encoding putative F-box protein At1g33020 — translation MNSIPLDLFYEIFSRLPAKSIGRCRCVSEQWRSILCSADFTEYCSTNSRPSLLFAMRKFNSSAFLFFSSPQIQSRPSSLAAPYFELNLPLYFCGHASGLFCFRRMKMTTMEMREDTVEHVICNPCMGQYVFLPKLKTTSYRSFLGFDPIDKAFKVLSPYSSSSAYILTFGTGERRWRKIHFPLDHKPSSEGICINGALYYLAREAYAPTNFIACFDVRSEKFKVIQEERLTDSDATLINYKGKLSAISLSQEEVRIWVLEDDEKQDWSEYAYTLPGDKFRDVECDVLKVYVAGVTSATGEIVLMNLNYQHPPGPFYVFYFHPERNVIKRVEVQGFGCHGAVDAFVDHVDDLRFDIKSWQPDVPRFESINKYNALRLLEDM, via the coding sequence ATGAATTCAATCCCTCTTGATCTTTTTTACGAGATATTCTCTAGACTGCCAGCCAAGTCAATAGGGAGGTGCCGTTGCGTGTCGGAGCAATGGAGGTCCATACTTTGCAGTGCAGATTTCACCGAGTATTGCTCAACCAATAGTCGTCCCAGTCTCTTATTCGCCATGCGTAAATTTAACAGCAGTgcgtttctcttcttctcctcgcCTCAGATTCAGTCGAGGCCGTCGTCCTTAGCCGCCCCCTATTTTGAACTGAATTTGCCGCTATACTTTTGTGGTCATGCCTctggtttgttttgtttccgTCGTATGAAAATGACAACGATGGAGATGAGAGAGGATACAGTGGAGCATGTGATATGTAACCCATGCATGGGACAGTATGTTTTCTTACCTAAACTGAAGACTACGAGTTATCGTAGCTTTTTAGGGTTTGATCCGATTGACAAGGCATTCAAGGTATTGTCACCCTATTCATCATCTTCTGCTTATATTTTGACATTTGGAACTGGTGAAAGGAGGTGGAGAAAGATACACTTTCCCTTGGACCATAAGCCTTCGTCTGAAGGGATATGCATCAATGGAGCTTTATATTACTTGGCTCGAGAAGCCTATGCTCCAACTAACTTTATAGCCTGCTTTGATGTTCGGTCTGAGAAATTCAAGGTTATTCAGGAGGAAAGACTTACTGATTCGGATGCAACATTGATAAACTACAAGGGTAAATTAAGTGCGATTAGTCTTAGCCAGGAAGAGGTGCGTATATGGGTTCTAGAGGATGACGAGAAACAGGATTGGTCGGAGTATGCCTACACTCTCCCTGGTGATAAATTCCGTGACGTTGAATGTGATGTGTTAAAGGTTTACGTAGCTGGAGTGACGTCAGCTACAGGGGAAATTGTTTTGATGAATCTAAACTATCAGCACCCGCCGGGaccattttatgttttctacttCCATCCCGAAAGGAACGTTATCAAACGTGTTGAAGTCCAAGGTTTTGGGTGTCATGGTGCAGTTGACGCCTTTGTAGACCATGTAGATGATCTTAGGTTTGATATTAAATCTTGGCAGCCGGATGTTCCTAGGTTTGAAAGCATTAACAAATACAATGCTCTGCGTCTTTTAGAGGATATGTGA